Genomic window (Salvelinus alpinus chromosome 26, SLU_Salpinus.1, whole genome shotgun sequence):
GTTAATTTACTATAGTTAATATAGAAATGCCATAGTATAGTTTTCCTTTATCAGAATACCAAATATTCCATCACTCATGTTTGTTGCTCTTATCTATCCATCTCTTAAAAATTATATTTTCAGAGAAGTTCTCCCCCTGTGTCCTTAACCTCACCTTTCTCCTCACATCCATAGCCACACCTCAGAACTAGTTAGCACTTTATTTCGCACCACTATTtaaggtatggcaactgctcggcctctgccCTCAAGGCGCTACTGActgtagtgcgtatggcccagtacatcactgggaccaagcttcctgccatccaggacctatataccaggcggtgtcagaggaaggtcctaaaaattgccaaagactccagccaccgtagtcattgactattctctctgctaccgcatggcaagcggtacggagctccaagtctaggtccaaaaggcttcttgtTAAgaataacagcttctacccccaagccataagacttctgaacagctaatcaaatggctacctggactatttgcattgaacccccccccccctactctctgtttattatctatgcatagtcactacctctgcctacatgtacatattacgtcaattaccttgactaacctgtacccccacacattgacttggtaccagtaccccctgtataaagcctcgttattttattttattgttgctcttttattttttactttggtttatttagtaaatattttcttaacacttatttctcttaaaactgcattgttggtttagggcttgtaagtaagcatttcggcGCATGtgccaaataaaatttgatttgattttgaataccAGTTAAATGTGTACTGTCAAATAAAGTGCCAGCCGAAGCTTAGATCCAGGCTGGTGCCACAGCTGTCAGTCACTTTTTAAACTGGGTCACATGCTTAGTCCAAATGTAGGTCAgtggtgttgtgtgttttccaAAACGCGCCGGGTAGAACATAGTGTAGAACATAGTATAAGCCGTTGCAATAGGATTACAGTAACTTCAACTTCCTCATCTGACTGACTGTATGTGGCAAGGCCCCAAGAAACGTGAACAGGGAAAAGATTTGAAATACTTTGACCAAGTCCATCCATTTTACAAGGTTAACCAGTTTTCCTGCTTTTTAGCACATATTTTTGACAGCCTTTCATCTTCTCACTTTAGGCAGGGAATTATGCTTTTTGATGGAATACAACCTTCTGTTTCATTATGTGTTTTCATTCCGCACGTGTTCTTCATTTGTTTGTTGAAGGCAGTTTTTAGAAGGCATAATCTACCTGTTAGTAAGGCTTTCAACCCATCGGTATTGAAGGAATGAGGTGAATAACGATGGAAAGGAAATTTTCTAATAAAATGAATAAGATTTCCatgctctctccctgtccctcattCCCCTCCTCGCCCCTCTCAGAGGTGTCCCCGGTGCTGGCCGGCTTCCTGGGCGCCGGGGTCCTGGTGGTCTCGGTCACGGTGGCAGTCTTCCTCTGGACCTGCTGCCAGCGTCGGTACCGTCAGATGATAGGCAGCTACAAGCTCCAATCGGGACCCTGCGACCCGGCCGTGGACCCGCCCTACAAGTTTATCCACATGCTCAAGGGAATCAGCATCTACCCGGAGACACTCAGTAACAAGAAGATCGTCCGCGTGGGTCGACGCCCGGGCTCCTCGCGAAATGGCGGCGGATCCGGCGTCGAGTGGGGTCGTAATGGCGagcgaggaagagggggaggaagggtgaTGCTGGTGGACGCTGACCCAGAAACGGGCCTGCTCAACGGCTCCACCCACCTGCAGATGAGCCACCTGCTGCCTCCTGCTGAACAGCCCAGGCTAGAGCGGGCGCTGCCCATCCGAGCCGACTACTGCTGCCTGGAGAGCAGCTCCGGAGgtaacagcagtagcagtagctgtGATGCCAGCAAGACAGCCTCGCCCTTTACCCCGTGCCAGGGGGAGGGCACCACCACGCCGCACGCTGCCCTAGGCACCCTCAGCCTGTCCGTGGACTACAACTTCCCCAAGAAGGCGCTGGTGGTGACCATTGTTGGCGCCCAGGGTCTGCCGGCCGTGGACGAGCAGGCGGGTAGCTCGGACCCCTACGTGAAGATGACAATACTGCCAGAAAAGAAGCATCGGGTCAAGGTGAGTCTGGTTCCTCTGGAGGTTTCTTCCTACCTACAGGGTTGATCCTTGATTTGCTTTGTTGGGTTTGCGGTTTAGGTATTTGGGGTTGCGGTCCCAATTAGCCTAATACTTTTATTATTGAATTATTAGAATTTTCATTATTACAGAATTAGATAAAAATAAgaacattattttttatttttttagtaTGCAAACATGATTGGGGCCCTGGGCAAGAAAAGTTTGAAGACCCTTGCATTATCCCTCTCATTTTGTATTGTAAAAGAGTTTTGTCACTAACTGTTTAAGTGTTACTGCAAGTGTAACTGTTACTGTAAGTGTAACTGTTTAAATGCTATTGTCACAATAGCAACCAGACTGAAATATGACCAATTGCTCTGCAGACCCGCGTCCTGAGGAAGACCCTGGAGCCAGTGTTTGACGAGACGTTTACGTTCTACGGCGTGGCCTACAGCACACTGCCCGACCTCACACTGCACTTCCTGGTGCTCAGCTTTGACCGCTTCGCCCGTGATGATGTCATCGGGGAGGCGGCAGTGCCTCTGGCCGGGGTGGACCCCAGCACGGGACGAGTTCACATCACCCAACAGATCAGCAAGAGACACATCCAGGTGAGGAAGggaaaggatggagggaggagagaaggaattACTTGTATTTATTACCTTTTTTAGAGACTCTAGAATGAGACTCTAGAATGAGACTCTAGAATGAGGGCcaggggaaagggagggagggagggaatggggtGTGGTAAAAGAGAGCAATTCATAGAGAGATGAGTAGACAGAATttgaggatagagggaggagttgGAAtggtgagggagagaaggatggagaagtGGAACAGTTGAGGGGCTTTTATGGCCAGCAACACTAGAGatgaagagggggagggataatgagagagagggggaagaaaagTTGGCAGAAAGGcgatacatttgcaaaataaatgtCTACAGATTTCAATATGAATGATGAAATGGTATAAATAATATATTAACCAATCCTGGCTTGTTTGCTTTTTAGTTATTGCAGATGTCTCACAAACAttccacatacacacatgcagctGCAACGTGTGTGTTGACTGGAGGCCCATTAGGCCCATAAAAGCTGAGAGAAGCTGGTCTTATCTCTGACTGTAGGAAGACATCCATTAGAGTCGGCACCGGACACAAAAGCCTCATCCCCACATCATTACACATGGTCCctaactgacagagagagagaggggggaaagggagagaggggggaaagggagagagaggggaaagggagagagaggggaaagggagagagagaggggaaagggagagagagaggggaaagggagagagagaggggaaaggggagagagagaggggaaagggagagagagagaggggaaagggagagagagagaggggaaagggagagagagagaggggaaagggagagagagagaggggaaagggagagagagagagggagggagagggagagaggggaaagggagggagagaggggaaagggagagggtagggagcgagaggggaaggagggagcgagaggggaaggagggagcgagaggggggggagagagcgagagaggggggagagggggggg
Coding sequences:
- the LOC139554788 gene encoding synaptotagmin-11-like, translated to MTEITNLRPAYEVSPVLAGFLGAGVLVVSVTVAVFLWTCCQRRYRQMIGSYKLQSGPCDPAVDPPYKFIHMLKGISIYPETLSNKKIVRVGRRPGSSRNGGGSGVEWGRNGERGRGGGRVMLVDADPETGLLNGSTHLQMSHLLPPAEQPRLERALPIRADYCCLESSSGGNSSSSSCDASKTASPFTPCQGEGTTTPHAALGTLSLSVDYNFPKKALVVTIVGAQGLPAVDEQAGSSDPYVKMTILPEKKHRVKTRVLRKTLEPVFDETFTFYGVAYSTLPDLTLHFLVLSFDRFARDDVIGEAAVPLAGVDPSTGRVHITQQISKRHIQCVSRGELLVSLSYQPVTHRLNVVVLKAKHLPRMDITGLSGNPYVKVNVFYSHKRIAKKKTHVKKCTLNPVFNESFIYDVPAELLADVSVEFLVVDFDRTTKNEVVGRLVLGGQSLMPTGVTHWREVCDNPRRQIAKWHTLGEY